The following coding sequences lie in one Apium graveolens cultivar Ventura chromosome 1, ASM990537v1, whole genome shotgun sequence genomic window:
- the LOC141708649 gene encoding serine/threonine-protein phosphatase 7 long form homolog: MSMNIEDVHPGCVNPSLLHIQHTHRSLDIWRLGGGDILKCRRKNPNNQDDLPPLDLCMVPLLQSTGFYGVARVASLQLDWNLISARVERWRPETHTFYFPVGEVTITLQDVDVRLGLPVDGDAVISDVTPGPDMSWRSYVAELFGKDPDSKKEMNGSRVRLSFISSCAPARLPQDASANDIQFQVLCYLVHLFGGVLFTDHSGGLFHPIFLHFIHDLDMCENYAWGAAVLAYLYRELCKTSKKEVHEVAGCLLLLRLWAWERLPTFAPIHTSNPLFDARFWEGQAAAPRGLRWLYGHSYTSTDGRTIPVIQMLLDGLGPSQFIWQPYPLDVISDLHAYCLTGEHI, translated from the exons ATGTCCATGAACATTGAG GACGTGCATCCAGGCTGTGTTAACCCTAGTCTTCTTCATATTCAGCATACACATAGATCTTTAGATATTTGGAGGTTAGGTGGTGGTGATATATTGAAGTGTCGCCGAAAAAACCCTAATAATCAAGATGATCTTCCACCATTAGATCTTTGTATGGTCCCTTTACTCCAGTCTACTGGTTTCTATGGTGTAGCTCGGGTGGCATCTTTACAGCTGGATTGGAATCTCATATCAGCTCGTGTTGAGAGATGGCGGCCAGAGACTCATACATTTTACTTTCCTGTGGGAGAGGTCACTATTACTCTACAGGATGTAGATGTTCGTTTAGGGCTTCCTGTTGATGGTGATGCTGTTATTTCTGATGTCACCCCTGGCCCTGATATGAGTTGGCGTTCTTATGTTGCTGAGCTTTTTGGTAAAGATCCCGATTCGAAGAAAGAAATGAATGGATCAAGAGTTCGGTTGTCTTTTATTTCTTCATGTGCTCCAGCACGTTTACCACAGGATGCATCAGCAAATGATATTCAGTTTCAGGTCTTGTGTTATCTTGTTCATCTGTTTGGTGGTGTACTTTTTACTGATCATTCGGGAGGTCTCTTCCACCCCATATTTCTACATTTTATTCATGACCTAGACATGTGCGAAAATTATGCTTGGGGTGCTGCAGTTCTTGCATATTTGTATAGGGAGTTATGCAAGACAAGCAAAAAGGAAGTTCATGAGGTAGCTGGTTGTCTGCTATTGTTGCGGTTATGGGCATGGGAGAGATTGCCCACTTTTGCTCCCATTCACACCTCTAATCCTTTATTTGATGCTCGTTTCTGGGAGGGTCAGGCTGCAGCTCCACGTGGACTCAG GTGGCTTTATGGCCATTCTTACACTAGTACGGATGGTCGTACCATTCCTGTTATTCAGATGCTATTGGATGGGCTTGGACCGTCTCAGTTTATATGGCAGCCTTACCCTCTCGATGTCATTTCTGATCTCCATGCTTATTGCTTGACTGGTGAGCATATTTAG
- the LOC141668780 gene encoding signal peptide peptidase-like, translating to MKNVERAANLALLGLSLAPLIVKVDPNLNVVLTACLTVYVGCYRSVKPTPPTETMSNEHAMRFPLVGSAMLLSLFLLFKFLSKDLVNAVLTCYFFVLGIVALSATLLPSISRFLPKNWNEDVINWRFPYFRSVEVEFTRSQIVAAIPGTFFCAWYVSQKHWLANNVLGLAFCIQGIEMLSLGSFKTGAILLAGLFVYDIFWVFFTPVMVSVAKSFDAPIKLLFPTADSARPFSMLGLGDIVIPGIFVALALRFDVSRSKQSQYFKSAFLGYTLGLVITIVVMNWFQAAQPALLYIVPSVIGCLAFHCIWNGEVKQLMEFDESKHSDLQDNDDDDAKLSKKDE from the exons ATGAAGAATGTCGAACGAGCTGCGAATCTTGCTCTTTTAG GTTTATCACTGGCACCACTGATTGTGAAGGTGGACCCAAATTTAAATGTTGTTTTGACTGCATGCCTCACAGTTTACGTGGGATGCTACCGTTCTGTCAAGCCAACACCACCTACT GAAACCATGTCTAATGAGCATGCCATGCGATTTCCATTGGTTGGAAGCGCAATGTTGTTGTCTTTGTTCTTGCTTTTCAAGTTTCTCTCCAAAGACCTGGTTAATGCTGTACTGACTTGCTACTTTTTCGTACTTGGAATAGTCGCTCTCTC GGCGACACTACTACCTTCAATTAGTAGGTTTCTGCCAAAGAATTGGAATGAAGATGTTATAAATTGGCGTTTTCCTTATTTTCGCT CTGTGGAGGTTGAGTTTACAAGGTCTCAAATAGTAGCAGCCATCCCTGGGACCTTTTTCTGTGCATGGTACGTTTCGCAGAAGCATTGGTTGGCTAACAATGTCCTGGGGCTCGCGTTTTGCATTCAG GGAATTGAGATGCTCTCACTAGGTTCTTTCAAGACTGGGGCCATCCTTTTG GCTGGCCTCTTTGTCTATGATATTTTTTGGGTTTTTTTCACCCCGGTGATGGTCAGTGTTGCCAAATCTTTTGATGCTCCTATTAAG CTTTTGTTCCCAACAGCAGATTCTGCACGTCCTTTTTCGATGCTTGGGCTTGGAGACATTGTGATACCAG GCATCTTTGTGGCGCTGGCTTTAAGATTTGATGTGTCTAGATCAAAGCAGAGCCAATAtttcaaaagtgcttttctagGATATACTTTAGGCTTGGTTATAACCATCGTTGTGATGAACTGGTTTCAAGCTGCTCAG CCTGCTCTGTTATATATTGTACCCTCTGTCATTGGATGTTTGGCTTTTCATTGCATATGGAATGGGGAGGTCAAACAG